The Lampris incognitus isolate fLamInc1 chromosome 7, fLamInc1.hap2, whole genome shotgun sequence genome window below encodes:
- the mecom gene encoding histone-lysine N-methyltransferase MECOM isoform X1, whose translation MKAEEYSCDTMAPDIHEERQYRCEDCDQHFESRTQLLDHQKQPCGMPPSSFLNPGGDSDLEAQEPHDLHALHMSHGPHDCKECDQVFPDVQSLEAHALSHSEEREYKCDQCPKAFNWKSNLIRHQMSHDSGKHYECENCSKQVFTDPSNLQRHIRSQHVGARAHACPDCGKTFATSSGLKQHKHIHSSVKPFICKSLRPYLCEVCHKSYTQFSNLCRHKRMHADCRTQIKCKDCGQMFSTTSSLNKHRRFCEGKNHFTAGGLFAQGLPLPGTPGMDKSALAAMGHSSAGLADYFGANRPHSGLTFPAAPAFPFSFPGLFPSGLYHRPPLIPATTSPVRRPAPGAAAVPGTELNKSPLLPPSPGAQEARELLKSLQKDGGSLGNQIPGTKVTNQSSSSSTKQRNKLSDQSESSDLDDVSTPSGSDLESTSGSELESDLDSERERGAAGCENGKGPKRKASEGGPQSPTLSGSSATKDFPGPALFPPSLDEHTAVSGAVNDSIKAIASIAEKYFGSTGLVGLQDKKVGSLPYPSMFPLPFFPAFSPPVYPFPDRELRPPAPKGEPKSPTDDAKKTQVRSSSESPFDLTTKRKEEKPAPFAPSKPEASHSTNQDQPLDLSMGTRGRGSHAREEETKKNLGYGEEKTMVEIPKADASLQHARPTPFFMDPIYRVEKRKMSDPFEALKDKYMRPAPGFLFHPQFRMPDQRTWMSAIENMAEKLETFGSLKPESGDLLRAVPSMFDFRAPPSALPDTLLRKGKERYTCRYCGKIFPRSANLTRHLRTHTGEQPYRCKYCDRSFSISSNLQRHIRNIHNKEKPFKCHLCDRCFGQQTNLDRHLKKHENGNLSGTAMSSPQSELDSGSAILDDKEDSYFNEIRNFIGNTGQNQTSPDPSEEGLNGGQFEEEKPLMTSRGSRDLEDEEVEELGADEEEGEEPSNTSEKPEGDVLPSNLDDDVIQDDMDMNLNCKTSPRRYEAEEDQRGYSALDHIRHFSEMHKMEESELSDGDGDEEGGAFSSPSLAEAVKQPLYRKSKSQAYAMMLSLADKDSLHPASHTPATMWHSLACAAAESSAIQSLSHV comes from the exons ATGAAGGCTGAAGAGTATTCATGTGACACCATGGCTCCTGATATTCACG AGGAGAGACAGTACCGCTGTGAGGACTGCGACCAGCACTTTGAGTCCCGCACCCAGCTGCTGGACCACCAGAAGCAACCATGTGGGatgcccccctcctccttcctcaacccag GAGGGGACAGTGACCTGGAGGCCCAGGAACCCCATGACCTGCATGCCCTTCATATGTCCCATGGTCCTCATGACTGTAAGGAATGTGACCAGGTCTTCCCCGATGTCCAGAG TCTCGAGGCCCACGCACTGTCCCACTCAGAAGAGAGGGAATATAAGTGTGACCAGTGTCCCAAGGCCTTTAACTGGAAGTCTAACCTGATCAGACATCAAATGTCCCACGACAGTGGCAAGCACTATGAATGTGAAAACTGCTCAAAG CAGGTGTTCACAGACCCCAGTAACCTGCAGAGGCACATCCGCTCACAGCACGTCGGGGCTCGGGCCCACGCCTGTCCCGACTGCGGCAAGACATTCGCCACATCTTCAGGCCTCAAGCAGCACAAGCATATCCACAGCAGTGTCAAGCCCTTCATATGTAAGTCACTCAGACCCTACCTAT GTGAGGTGTGTCACAAGTCCTACACCCAGTTCTCTAACCTGTGCCGTCACAAGCGCATGCACGCTGACTGCCGCACGCAGATCAAGTGCAAGGACTGTGGCCAGATGTTCAGCACCACCTCCTCCCTCAACAAACACCGTCGTTTCTGTGAAGGGAAAAATCATTTCACGGCAGGGGGGTTGTTTGCCCAGGGTTTACCCCTGCCCGGGACCCCTGGCATGGACAAGTCGGCACTAGCGGCGATGGGCCACAGTAGTGCTGGCCTGGCTGATTACTTTGGGGCCAATCGCCCCCACAGTGGGTTGACCTTTCCTGCCGCCCCAGCATTTCCCTTCAGCTTCCCTGGCTTGTTCCCCTCGGGACTCTATCACCGTCCCCCCCTCATCCCTGCCACCACATCCCCTGTTAGACGGCCAGCACCGGGTGCTGCTGCTGTTCCTGGCACAGAATTGAATAAGAGCCCATTGCTGCCACCAAGCCCCGGGGCCCAGGAGGCCCGGGAACTCCTCAAATCTCTCCAGAAGGATGGAGGCTCACTTGGCAACCAGATACCTGGGACAAAAGTCACCAACCAGAGCTCCTCATCTTCCACCAAGCAGCGAAACAAGCTCAGCGATCAGTCGGAGAGCAGCGACCTAGATGACGTCAGCACGCCCAGCGGTAGTGACCTGGAGAGCACATCGGGCTCCGAGCTGGAGAGTGACCTGGACAGTGAGAGGGAGCGGGGGGCGGCTGGCTGTGAAAACGGCAAGGGCCCTAAGAGGAAGGCCAGTGAAGGAGGCCCCCAGAGTCCCACCCTGTCGGGCAGCAGTGCTACCAAAGACTTCCCGGGCCCTGCCCTCTTTCCCCCCTCGCTGGACGAGCACACGGCTGTGTCGGGGGCTGTCAATGACTCTATCAAGGCCATTGCCTCCATCGCCGAGAAGTACTTTGGCTCCACAGGGTTGGTTGGCCTACAGGACAAGAAGGTCGGCTCGCTGCCCTATCCCTCAATGTTCCCATTGCCTTTTTttccagccttctctcctcctgtCTACCCTTTCCCAGACAGGGAGCTCCGACCCCCAGCCCCAAAGGGGGAGCCAAAGTCGCCAACGGATGATGCAAAGAAGACCCAGGTTAGATCATCATCTGAGTCGCCCTTTGACCTCACCACCAAGCGAAAGGAGGAAAAGCCTGCTCCCTTTGCCCCCTCCAAACCAGAGGCTTCCCATTCCACCAATCAGGACCAGCCTCTCGACCTGAGCATGGGGACCAGGGGCCGTGGCAGTCATGCCAGGGAGGAAGAGACGAAGAAGAACTTAGGGtatggagaggagaagacaatggTGGAGATACCCAAAGCTGATGCCTCTCTACAGCATGCCAGACCCACTCCGTTTTTTATGGACCCAATCTACAG GGTTGAGAAGCGGAAGATGAGCGATCCGTTTGAGGCTCTGAAAGACAAGTACATGCGACCAGCTCCAGGCTTCCTCTTCCACCCGCAG TTTCGTATGCCAGATCAGAGAACTTGG ATGTCGGCCATCGAGAACATGGCAGAGAAGCTTGAGACATTTGGCTCACTAAAGCCCGAGTCAGGCGACCTGCTTCGAGCCGTCCCCTCCATGTTTGACTTCAGAGCCCCACCATCGGCCCTGCCGGACACGCTGCTCCGCAAGGGCAAGGAGCGCTACACCTGCAG GTACTGCGGTAAAATATTCCCACGCTCTGCAAACCTGACCCGCCACCTCAGAACCCATACAGGAGAACAACCATATAG GTGTAAGTACTGTGACCGTTCCTTCAGCATATCCTCCAACCTGCAGCGCCACATTCGCAATATCCACAACAAGGAGAAGCCCTTCAAGTGTCATCTGTGTGACCGCTGCTTCGGCCAGCAGACCAACCTGGACCGCCACCTAAAGAAGCATGAGAACGGCAACCTCTCAG GCACTGCAATGTCCTCCCCGCAATCTGAACTGGACAGCGGCAGCGCCATTTTGGATGACAAAGAGGACTCCTACTTCAATGAAATACGAAATTTTATTGGCAACACAGGGCAGAACCAGACATCACCTGATCCCTCTGAAGAAGG GTTGAATGGCGGTCAATTTGAAGAGGAAAAGCCACTGATGACTAGCCGAGGGTCGCGTGACCTGGAGGATGAAGAAGTAGAGGAGCTTGGTGCTgatgaggaggaaggagaggagccTAGCAACACCTCGGAGAAACCAGAGGGTGACGTTCTTCCCAGCAACCTCGACGATGATGTTATACAAGACGACATGGACATGAACCTCAACTGTAAAACTTCTCCAAGGAG gtatgaagcTGAGGAAGATCAGAGAGGCTACTCAGCCCTTGATCATATCCGTCACTTCTCAGAGATGCATAAGATGGAGGAGAGTGAACTGAGTGACGGAGATGGAGATGAAGAGGGGGGAGCTTTTAGTTCCCCGTCTCTGGCTGAGGCAGTCAAACAGCCATTGTACAGGAAATCAAAGTCCCAG GCGTACGCCATGATGCTGTCACTAGCCGACAAGGACTCCCTCCACCCAGCCTCCCACACGCCTGCCACCATGTGGCATAGTTTGGCATGTGCTGCCGCAGAGTCCAGTGCCATCCAGTCCCTCAGCCATGTATGA
- the mecom gene encoding histone-lysine N-methyltransferase MECOM isoform X2, whose product MKAEEYSCDTMAPDIHEERQYRCEDCDQHFESRTQLLDHQKQPCGMPPSSFLNPGGDSDLEAQEPHDLHALHMSHGPHDCKECDQVFPDVQSLEAHALSHSEEREYKCDQCPKAFNWKSNLIRHQMSHDSGKHYECENCSKQVFTDPSNLQRHIRSQHVGARAHACPDCGKTFATSSGLKQHKHIHSSVKPFICEVCHKSYTQFSNLCRHKRMHADCRTQIKCKDCGQMFSTTSSLNKHRRFCEGKNHFTAGGLFAQGLPLPGTPGMDKSALAAMGHSSAGLADYFGANRPHSGLTFPAAPAFPFSFPGLFPSGLYHRPPLIPATTSPVRRPAPGAAAVPGTELNKSPLLPPSPGAQEARELLKSLQKDGGSLGNQIPGTKVTNQSSSSSTKQRNKLSDQSESSDLDDVSTPSGSDLESTSGSELESDLDSERERGAAGCENGKGPKRKASEGGPQSPTLSGSSATKDFPGPALFPPSLDEHTAVSGAVNDSIKAIASIAEKYFGSTGLVGLQDKKVGSLPYPSMFPLPFFPAFSPPVYPFPDRELRPPAPKGEPKSPTDDAKKTQVRSSSESPFDLTTKRKEEKPAPFAPSKPEASHSTNQDQPLDLSMGTRGRGSHAREEETKKNLGYGEEKTMVEIPKADASLQHARPTPFFMDPIYRVEKRKMSDPFEALKDKYMRPAPGFLFHPQFRMPDQRTWMSAIENMAEKLETFGSLKPESGDLLRAVPSMFDFRAPPSALPDTLLRKGKERYTCRYCGKIFPRSANLTRHLRTHTGEQPYRCKYCDRSFSISSNLQRHIRNIHNKEKPFKCHLCDRCFGQQTNLDRHLKKHENGNLSGTAMSSPQSELDSGSAILDDKEDSYFNEIRNFIGNTGQNQTSPDPSEEGLNGGQFEEEKPLMTSRGSRDLEDEEVEELGADEEEGEEPSNTSEKPEGDVLPSNLDDDVIQDDMDMNLNCKTSPRRYEAEEDQRGYSALDHIRHFSEMHKMEESELSDGDGDEEGGAFSSPSLAEAVKQPLYRKSKSQAYAMMLSLADKDSLHPASHTPATMWHSLACAAAESSAIQSLSHV is encoded by the exons ATGAAGGCTGAAGAGTATTCATGTGACACCATGGCTCCTGATATTCACG AGGAGAGACAGTACCGCTGTGAGGACTGCGACCAGCACTTTGAGTCCCGCACCCAGCTGCTGGACCACCAGAAGCAACCATGTGGGatgcccccctcctccttcctcaacccag GAGGGGACAGTGACCTGGAGGCCCAGGAACCCCATGACCTGCATGCCCTTCATATGTCCCATGGTCCTCATGACTGTAAGGAATGTGACCAGGTCTTCCCCGATGTCCAGAG TCTCGAGGCCCACGCACTGTCCCACTCAGAAGAGAGGGAATATAAGTGTGACCAGTGTCCCAAGGCCTTTAACTGGAAGTCTAACCTGATCAGACATCAAATGTCCCACGACAGTGGCAAGCACTATGAATGTGAAAACTGCTCAAAG CAGGTGTTCACAGACCCCAGTAACCTGCAGAGGCACATCCGCTCACAGCACGTCGGGGCTCGGGCCCACGCCTGTCCCGACTGCGGCAAGACATTCGCCACATCTTCAGGCCTCAAGCAGCACAAGCATATCCACAGCAGTGTCAAGCCCTTCATAT GTGAGGTGTGTCACAAGTCCTACACCCAGTTCTCTAACCTGTGCCGTCACAAGCGCATGCACGCTGACTGCCGCACGCAGATCAAGTGCAAGGACTGTGGCCAGATGTTCAGCACCACCTCCTCCCTCAACAAACACCGTCGTTTCTGTGAAGGGAAAAATCATTTCACGGCAGGGGGGTTGTTTGCCCAGGGTTTACCCCTGCCCGGGACCCCTGGCATGGACAAGTCGGCACTAGCGGCGATGGGCCACAGTAGTGCTGGCCTGGCTGATTACTTTGGGGCCAATCGCCCCCACAGTGGGTTGACCTTTCCTGCCGCCCCAGCATTTCCCTTCAGCTTCCCTGGCTTGTTCCCCTCGGGACTCTATCACCGTCCCCCCCTCATCCCTGCCACCACATCCCCTGTTAGACGGCCAGCACCGGGTGCTGCTGCTGTTCCTGGCACAGAATTGAATAAGAGCCCATTGCTGCCACCAAGCCCCGGGGCCCAGGAGGCCCGGGAACTCCTCAAATCTCTCCAGAAGGATGGAGGCTCACTTGGCAACCAGATACCTGGGACAAAAGTCACCAACCAGAGCTCCTCATCTTCCACCAAGCAGCGAAACAAGCTCAGCGATCAGTCGGAGAGCAGCGACCTAGATGACGTCAGCACGCCCAGCGGTAGTGACCTGGAGAGCACATCGGGCTCCGAGCTGGAGAGTGACCTGGACAGTGAGAGGGAGCGGGGGGCGGCTGGCTGTGAAAACGGCAAGGGCCCTAAGAGGAAGGCCAGTGAAGGAGGCCCCCAGAGTCCCACCCTGTCGGGCAGCAGTGCTACCAAAGACTTCCCGGGCCCTGCCCTCTTTCCCCCCTCGCTGGACGAGCACACGGCTGTGTCGGGGGCTGTCAATGACTCTATCAAGGCCATTGCCTCCATCGCCGAGAAGTACTTTGGCTCCACAGGGTTGGTTGGCCTACAGGACAAGAAGGTCGGCTCGCTGCCCTATCCCTCAATGTTCCCATTGCCTTTTTttccagccttctctcctcctgtCTACCCTTTCCCAGACAGGGAGCTCCGACCCCCAGCCCCAAAGGGGGAGCCAAAGTCGCCAACGGATGATGCAAAGAAGACCCAGGTTAGATCATCATCTGAGTCGCCCTTTGACCTCACCACCAAGCGAAAGGAGGAAAAGCCTGCTCCCTTTGCCCCCTCCAAACCAGAGGCTTCCCATTCCACCAATCAGGACCAGCCTCTCGACCTGAGCATGGGGACCAGGGGCCGTGGCAGTCATGCCAGGGAGGAAGAGACGAAGAAGAACTTAGGGtatggagaggagaagacaatggTGGAGATACCCAAAGCTGATGCCTCTCTACAGCATGCCAGACCCACTCCGTTTTTTATGGACCCAATCTACAG GGTTGAGAAGCGGAAGATGAGCGATCCGTTTGAGGCTCTGAAAGACAAGTACATGCGACCAGCTCCAGGCTTCCTCTTCCACCCGCAG TTTCGTATGCCAGATCAGAGAACTTGG ATGTCGGCCATCGAGAACATGGCAGAGAAGCTTGAGACATTTGGCTCACTAAAGCCCGAGTCAGGCGACCTGCTTCGAGCCGTCCCCTCCATGTTTGACTTCAGAGCCCCACCATCGGCCCTGCCGGACACGCTGCTCCGCAAGGGCAAGGAGCGCTACACCTGCAG GTACTGCGGTAAAATATTCCCACGCTCTGCAAACCTGACCCGCCACCTCAGAACCCATACAGGAGAACAACCATATAG GTGTAAGTACTGTGACCGTTCCTTCAGCATATCCTCCAACCTGCAGCGCCACATTCGCAATATCCACAACAAGGAGAAGCCCTTCAAGTGTCATCTGTGTGACCGCTGCTTCGGCCAGCAGACCAACCTGGACCGCCACCTAAAGAAGCATGAGAACGGCAACCTCTCAG GCACTGCAATGTCCTCCCCGCAATCTGAACTGGACAGCGGCAGCGCCATTTTGGATGACAAAGAGGACTCCTACTTCAATGAAATACGAAATTTTATTGGCAACACAGGGCAGAACCAGACATCACCTGATCCCTCTGAAGAAGG GTTGAATGGCGGTCAATTTGAAGAGGAAAAGCCACTGATGACTAGCCGAGGGTCGCGTGACCTGGAGGATGAAGAAGTAGAGGAGCTTGGTGCTgatgaggaggaaggagaggagccTAGCAACACCTCGGAGAAACCAGAGGGTGACGTTCTTCCCAGCAACCTCGACGATGATGTTATACAAGACGACATGGACATGAACCTCAACTGTAAAACTTCTCCAAGGAG gtatgaagcTGAGGAAGATCAGAGAGGCTACTCAGCCCTTGATCATATCCGTCACTTCTCAGAGATGCATAAGATGGAGGAGAGTGAACTGAGTGACGGAGATGGAGATGAAGAGGGGGGAGCTTTTAGTTCCCCGTCTCTGGCTGAGGCAGTCAAACAGCCATTGTACAGGAAATCAAAGTCCCAG GCGTACGCCATGATGCTGTCACTAGCCGACAAGGACTCCCTCCACCCAGCCTCCCACACGCCTGCCACCATGTGGCATAGTTTGGCATGTGCTGCCGCAGAGTCCAGTGCCATCCAGTCCCTCAGCCATGTATGA